A genomic window from Thermococcus nautili includes:
- a CDS encoding permease, with protein MNGTTLFINALALACLALGFMKDRAKTRQALKVSVKFFVRILPTMLVIILIIGLMSGFVPPKTISRVVGQEAGFIGVLTVAVLGAILQIPSLIAFPLAASLLENGASVTSVAVFITTLTMIGFVTLPLETRILGKRFALLRNALSFIIAILIGLIMGVIL; from the coding sequence ATGAACGGAACGACGCTCTTCATAAACGCCCTCGCCCTTGCTTGCCTCGCCCTCGGCTTCATGAAGGACCGGGCAAAGACAAGGCAGGCTCTGAAGGTCTCCGTGAAGTTTTTCGTGCGGATTCTTCCGACGATGCTCGTGATAATCCTGATAATCGGCCTTATGTCCGGCTTCGTGCCTCCGAAGACCATTTCCCGCGTCGTCGGCCAGGAAGCGGGGTTCATCGGCGTTTTAACGGTAGCGGTTCTTGGGGCGATACTCCAGATACCGTCCTTGATAGCCTTTCCCCTCGCGGCTTCCCTGCTGGAGAATGGCGCCTCCGTGACCTCTGTTGCCGTCTTCATAACGACGCTGACGATGATTGGCTTCGTAACGTTGCCACTTGAGACGAGAATCCTCGGGAAGCGCTTCGCCCTGCTCAGGAACGCACTGAGCTTCATAATCGCGATTCTAATCGGCCTCATAATGGGGGTGATACTTTGA
- a CDS encoding lysine exporter LysO family protein: MRFLHLVLASLTVGILVGRFFSPDFGNAYEIMLYILIFVIGADLGLNFNAEELRRVGRKALTLPFLTLTGSILGGLLAALILGIEPRWGLAIGAGCGWYSLTGPLIAQYSAVYGAVGFLGNLLREILTITFYPLVTQKIGPEKAVVMGGATTMDTTLPIITKFGGREVALVAFVHGFILTAVVPFLVPLILSL, from the coding sequence ATGAGGTTTCTCCACCTTGTTCTCGCATCGCTTACGGTCGGAATACTCGTCGGACGTTTCTTCTCCCCCGACTTCGGGAACGCCTATGAAATCATGCTTTACATCCTCATATTCGTGATTGGGGCAGACCTTGGGCTGAACTTCAACGCTGAGGAGCTCAGAAGGGTCGGTCGAAAGGCCCTCACCCTGCCGTTTTTGACGCTGACGGGCTCAATCCTCGGCGGACTGCTGGCGGCACTGATTCTCGGGATAGAGCCGAGGTGGGGCCTCGCCATAGGGGCCGGCTGTGGGTGGTACTCGCTGACGGGCCCGCTTATAGCGCAGTACTCCGCGGTTTACGGCGCGGTCGGCTTTCTCGGGAACCTGCTCAGGGAGATTCTCACGATTACTTTCTACCCCCTCGTAACTCAAAAAATCGGGCCCGAGAAGGCGGTGGTGATGGGAGGCGCAACGACGATGGACACGACCCTGCCGATAATAACGAAATTTGGAGGAAGGGAGGTGGCACTAGTTGCCTTCGTCCACGGGTTCATTCTAACTGCTGTCGTTCCCTTCCTGGTTCCGCTGATACTCAGTCTTTAG
- a CDS encoding ABC transporter ATP-binding protein — MIEAKNLTKRFGRIVALDGVTVEIPEGFNLILGPNGGGKSTFFKLATGVYRPTSGRIALFGKNPWTDAGVKRKIGVSYDPVSFPPLISGWEWLEFIARSKGFDESEVERVGKLFQLDFLDERTSNYSSGMLKKLAVAQAFVGAPKLIMIDEPLANIDFETMGRFVKLFRKMKGETSFLVISHIWEPLKPVVDRLYVISNGRLILQGEARELWDEVERLFRFPVSE, encoded by the coding sequence ATGATTGAAGCAAAGAATCTGACCAAGCGTTTTGGGCGCATAGTGGCGCTCGATGGTGTTACAGTTGAGATTCCCGAGGGCTTCAACCTAATCCTCGGCCCAAACGGGGGAGGGAAGAGCACCTTCTTCAAGCTGGCAACTGGTGTCTACCGGCCAACTTCCGGGAGGATAGCCCTCTTTGGGAAGAACCCCTGGACGGATGCGGGGGTTAAACGGAAGATTGGAGTCTCCTACGACCCCGTTTCGTTCCCCCCACTAATCTCGGGTTGGGAGTGGCTTGAGTTCATAGCGCGTTCCAAAGGCTTCGATGAGAGTGAGGTCGAGCGCGTTGGGAAGCTCTTTCAGCTCGACTTTCTTGACGAGAGAACGTCCAACTATTCCTCTGGAATGCTCAAGAAGCTCGCGGTGGCCCAGGCCTTCGTAGGCGCTCCCAAGTTGATTATGATAGACGAGCCCCTGGCTAACATCGACTTTGAAACAATGGGACGGTTCGTAAAGCTTTTCAGGAAGATGAAAGGTGAAACAAGCTTTCTTGTCATAAGCCACATATGGGAGCCATTAAAGCCCGTCGTGGACAGGCTGTACGTCATCTCCAACGGAAGGCTTATTCTCCAGGGTGAAGCCAGGGAACTCTGGGACGAAGTGGAGAGGCTGTTCCGCTTTCCCGTTTCCGAATAG
- a CDS encoding energy-coupling factor ABC transporter ATP-binding protein — translation MIEMRNVHFSYPGREVLKGITLTVERGELFGLLGPNGAGKSTLLLHLNGILRPKRGKVLVDGIEPAKNPREVRKKVGIVFQDPNDQLFSPTVFEDVAFGPYNLGLRGEELRERVLWALKKVGMRNYADRETKELSFGEKKRIAIATVLAMKPEVVVFDEPFANLDFRGKSLMRKLITELKNEGKTVILASHEADYLSLCDRIALIDGGRVVTVGTPEEILGNPELLRKHNLDVPPLVELFLSLGLPIPKDPEDARRKIMEALKNSGPSRFGNARDIP, via the coding sequence ATGATAGAGATGAGAAACGTTCACTTCTCCTATCCCGGAAGGGAAGTTCTCAAAGGAATAACCCTGACCGTCGAAAGGGGCGAGCTCTTCGGTCTCCTCGGGCCGAACGGAGCCGGAAAGAGCACATTGCTACTCCACCTCAATGGAATCCTCAGGCCAAAGAGGGGCAAAGTTCTCGTTGACGGAATTGAGCCTGCGAAGAACCCCAGAGAAGTCAGGAAAAAAGTTGGAATCGTCTTCCAAGACCCCAACGACCAGCTCTTTTCGCCGACCGTGTTCGAGGACGTGGCCTTCGGCCCTTACAACCTAGGTCTTCGCGGTGAAGAGCTGAGGGAGCGCGTTCTGTGGGCCCTGAAAAAGGTGGGGATGCGGAACTACGCGGATAGGGAAACGAAGGAGCTGAGCTTCGGTGAGAAGAAAAGGATAGCGATAGCGACGGTCTTGGCTATGAAGCCGGAGGTAGTGGTCTTCGACGAGCCCTTTGCAAACCTCGACTTCAGGGGCAAAAGCCTCATGAGAAAACTCATAACGGAACTAAAGAACGAGGGAAAGACCGTGATTTTGGCATCGCATGAGGCGGATTACCTATCGCTCTGCGACAGGATAGCGCTGATTGACGGGGGAAGGGTTGTAACCGTTGGAACGCCGGAGGAGATACTTGGAAATCCCGAACTGCTGAGGAAGCACAATTTAGACGTGCCCCCTCTTGTGGAGCTGTTTCTAAGCCTTGGCCTGCCGATTCCAAAGGACCCAGAAGATGCCAGAAGAAAAATTATGGAAGCCCTTAAAAACTCAGGGCCTTCCAGGTTCGGGAACGCCCGGGACATCCCTTAG
- a CDS encoding RNA-protein complex protein Nop10: MKFRIRKCPNCGRYTLKETCPVCGAKTKVAHPPRFSPEDPYGEYRRRWRREVLGIEVRK; the protein is encoded by the coding sequence ATGAAGTTCCGCATAAGAAAGTGCCCGAACTGCGGCAGGTACACCCTGAAGGAGACCTGCCCAGTCTGCGGGGCCAAAACCAAGGTAGCCCACCCACCGCGCTTCTCGCCGGAGGACCCCTACGGTGAGTACAGGCGCAGGTGGAGAAGGGAAGTCCTTGGGATAGAGGTGAGAAAATGA
- a CDS encoding 50S ribosomal protein L44e encodes MKYPKQIRTYCPYCKKHTIHKVEKVKKRPRSELSQGQRRFRRILKGYRGFPRPNPAGREKPVKKLDLRFRCTVCGKAHTRGKGFRVKKFELVEV; translated from the coding sequence ATGAAGTACCCGAAGCAGATAAGGACCTACTGTCCGTACTGTAAGAAGCACACCATCCACAAGGTAGAGAAGGTCAAGAAGAGGCCGAGGAGCGAGCTCAGCCAGGGTCAGAGGCGCTTCCGCAGAATCCTCAAGGGTTACCGCGGTTTCCCGAGGCCGAACCCTGCCGGAAGGGAGAAGCCGGTCAAGAAGCTCGACCTCCGCTTTAGGTGCACCGTCTGCGGTAAGGCCCACACCAGAGGAAAGGGCTTCCGCGTTAAGAAGTTCGAGCTCGTGGAGGTGTGA
- a CDS encoding 30S ribosomal protein S27e, with product MALPKNLIPMPRSRFLRVKCIDCGNEQIVFSHPATKVRCLVCGATLVEPTGGKGVIKAKILEVLE from the coding sequence ATGGCGCTCCCGAAGAACCTCATCCCGATGCCGAGGAGCAGGTTCCTCCGCGTCAAGTGCATTGACTGCGGCAACGAGCAGATAGTCTTCAGCCACCCGGCTACGAAGGTTCGCTGTCTCGTCTGCGGTGCAACCCTCGTCGAGCCGACCGGTGGTAAGGGCGTCATCAAGGCCAAGATACTCGAGGTTCTCGAGTGA
- a CDS encoding translation initiation factor IF-2 subunit alpha yields the protein MPRKAKEFPEEGEFVVATVKNIHPYGAFLTLDEYPGKEGFMHISEVAPTWVKNIRDYVKEGQKVVVKVIRVDPEKGHIDLSLKRVNQQQRKAKLQEYKRAQKAENLLKMAAEKIGKDFETAWREVWVPLEEEYGEVYAAFEDAAQNGIEVLKGLIPDEWLDALKPIIEAYVEIPTVTIDAEFEITVPKPNGIEIIKEALIRARDRANEEKDIDVKFTYQGAPRYRIDITAPDYYKAEEVLESIAEEILRVIKEAGGEATLIRKEKRIRKIKRR from the coding sequence ATGCCGAGGAAAGCCAAGGAGTTTCCCGAGGAGGGAGAATTCGTCGTCGCTACCGTCAAGAACATTCACCCGTACGGAGCGTTCCTCACCCTTGACGAGTATCCCGGAAAGGAGGGCTTCATGCACATAAGCGAGGTTGCTCCAACCTGGGTCAAGAACATCAGGGACTACGTGAAGGAGGGCCAGAAGGTAGTCGTCAAGGTCATCCGCGTTGACCCGGAGAAGGGGCACATAGACCTGAGCCTCAAGAGGGTGAACCAGCAGCAGAGGAAGGCCAAGCTCCAGGAGTACAAGCGCGCCCAGAAGGCCGAGAACCTCCTCAAGATGGCCGCCGAAAAGATAGGCAAGGACTTCGAGACGGCCTGGCGCGAGGTCTGGGTTCCGCTCGAGGAGGAGTACGGCGAGGTTTACGCCGCCTTTGAAGATGCCGCCCAGAACGGAATTGAGGTTCTGAAGGGCCTCATTCCAGATGAGTGGCTTGACGCGCTCAAGCCGATTATCGAAGCCTACGTCGAGATTCCGACCGTTACCATCGATGCGGAATTCGAGATAACCGTTCCGAAGCCCAACGGAATCGAGATAATCAAGGAGGCCCTGATTAGGGCCAGAGACAGGGCCAACGAGGAGAAGGACATAGACGTCAAGTTCACCTACCAGGGCGCTCCGAGGTACAGGATTGACATAACAGCTCCGGACTACTACAAGGCAGAAGAGGTTCTCGAGAGCATAGCCGAAGAAATTCTCCGCGTCATAAAGGAAGCGGGCGGAGAGGCGACCCTCATTAGGAAGGAGAAGCGCATAAGGAAGATTAAGAGGAGGTAA
- a CDS encoding PDGLE domain-containing protein gives MKAVIKGLLVIAVILALVLPLASSNPDGLEATMEKVGLEEKPVYHAPLDYGETWGQSVAMGLLGITLAFATCYGLAKLAKGG, from the coding sequence ATGAAGGCCGTGATAAAGGGACTCCTGGTTATAGCGGTAATCCTGGCCCTCGTCCTCCCGCTGGCATCAAGCAACCCGGACGGACTGGAGGCGACTATGGAAAAGGTTGGCCTCGAAGAAAAACCCGTCTACCATGCCCCTCTCGACTACGGGGAGACCTGGGGTCAGAGTGTGGCAATGGGACTGCTCGGAATAACCCTGGCCTTTGCAACCTGCTACGGGCTCGCAAAGCTGGCCAAGGGTGGCTGA
- a CDS encoding energy-coupling factor transporter transmembrane component T family protein has product MAEVYLLFIFIYAFGVVTRKSPEELAYFGLLFLGVALIMRPKRRVLGKLCFLLGFEGLLFITALFNQGHPLFQTPFGPVTVEGVSSFFMLLCKAFLSAGTVVVITDSVGFSRLLAEMKALRFPRVLVLTLAFTYRYMDLLVDETRRMKRALDSRAFGVGKGEYYRMLGSLMGEVLLRAYLRSGRVYRAMLSRGFGEFPSMDEPRPNLQTAVLAVLALGGLLI; this is encoded by the coding sequence GTGGCTGAGGTGTACCTGCTCTTCATTTTTATTTACGCGTTTGGCGTCGTGACGAGAAAATCGCCCGAAGAGCTGGCTTATTTTGGATTGCTTTTCCTGGGAGTCGCTCTCATAATGAGACCCAAACGACGCGTCCTGGGGAAGCTCTGCTTTCTGCTCGGTTTTGAGGGTCTTCTCTTTATCACAGCGCTCTTTAATCAAGGGCATCCCCTTTTCCAAACACCCTTCGGCCCGGTGACGGTGGAAGGAGTAAGTTCGTTTTTCATGCTCCTCTGCAAGGCATTCCTCTCGGCTGGAACGGTGGTTGTGATAACGGACTCCGTTGGATTTTCCAGGCTTCTGGCGGAGATGAAGGCGCTGAGATTTCCCAGGGTGCTCGTCCTGACCCTGGCCTTCACGTACCGCTACATGGACCTCTTGGTGGATGAGACGAGAAGGATGAAGAGGGCACTCGATTCAAGGGCCTTCGGCGTTGGAAAGGGAGAGTACTACAGAATGCTGGGCTCCCTAATGGGGGAAGTGCTCCTGAGGGCATACCTCCGGAGCGGGAGGGTGTACAGGGCAATGCTCTCCAGGGGCTTCGGAGAGTTCCCCAGCATGGACGAGCCGAGACCAAACCTCCAAACGGCAGTGCTCGCCGTCCTGGCCCTGGGAGGGTTGCTGATATGA
- a CDS encoding proteasome assembly chaperone family protein codes for MKETTIYLLERPQLRDPVFIEGLPGIGLVGKLAAEHLIQELNAVKFAELYSPHFMHQVIIKKGSIVELMKNEFYYWVNPDENGRDLIIITGDQQVPPTDSPGHYEVVGKMLDLVQELGVREIITMGGYQVPELQGEPRVLAAVTHEELVDYYKEKLKDCSVEVVWREDEGGAIVGAAGLLLGMGKLRSMYGISILGESLGYIVDAKAAKAVLTAVTKILGIELDMTALEERAKETEEILQKVQEMQRAMLEQTMPPAPEEEDRGYL; via the coding sequence ATGAAGGAAACCACCATCTACCTCCTTGAGAGGCCCCAGCTCAGGGACCCGGTGTTCATAGAGGGGCTCCCGGGCATAGGCCTCGTTGGAAAGCTCGCCGCGGAGCACCTCATCCAGGAGCTCAACGCGGTGAAGTTCGCCGAGCTCTACTCACCGCACTTCATGCACCAGGTCATCATAAAGAAGGGCTCAATCGTCGAGCTCATGAAGAACGAGTTCTACTACTGGGTTAACCCCGACGAGAACGGAAGGGACCTAATCATCATCACCGGCGACCAGCAGGTTCCGCCGACTGACAGCCCCGGCCACTACGAGGTGGTCGGCAAGATGCTCGACCTCGTTCAGGAACTCGGCGTCAGGGAGATAATAACGATGGGCGGCTACCAGGTGCCGGAACTCCAGGGCGAGCCAAGGGTCTTAGCGGCGGTAACCCACGAGGAGCTCGTTGATTACTACAAGGAGAAGCTCAAGGACTGCTCCGTCGAGGTGGTCTGGAGGGAGGACGAGGGTGGAGCCATAGTAGGAGCGGCCGGCCTTCTCCTCGGCATGGGCAAGCTCCGCTCGATGTACGGTATAAGCATACTCGGAGAGAGCCTCGGCTACATCGTCGACGCCAAGGCCGCCAAGGCCGTCCTGACGGCGGTCACGAAGATACTCGGAATAGAGCTCGACATGACAGCCCTCGAGGAGCGCGCCAAGGAGACCGAGGAGATACTCCAGAAGGTTCAGGAGATGCAGAGGGCGATGCTCGAGCAGACGATGCCCCCTGCCCCGGAGGAAGAGGACAGGGGCTACCTCTGA
- a CDS encoding permease, giving the protein MGKGAMKNLRKAFLRDLLFLGAVVLITAVLLSMFPEKKDPVFLASKNFLVEMLLIMPAVMVLMGLFAVFVPDELIVRYLGKSSGLRGMLIAILIGAFPTGPLYVAFPIAASLLKKGARVASVVAFLSAWACIKIPQELVELQFLGLRFMAARLALTIVFVLAMGLLMERILGRELRDVPGVPEPGRP; this is encoded by the coding sequence ATGGGAAAGGGGGCAATGAAGAACCTGAGGAAAGCGTTCCTGCGCGACCTCCTGTTCCTCGGTGCCGTCGTCTTGATAACTGCCGTGCTCCTCTCGATGTTTCCTGAAAAGAAAGACCCCGTCTTCTTGGCCTCAAAGAACTTCCTCGTGGAGATGCTCCTCATAATGCCGGCCGTGATGGTGCTGATGGGCCTGTTCGCGGTCTTCGTTCCCGATGAGCTAATTGTTAGGTACCTTGGAAAAAGCTCCGGGCTCAGGGGCATGCTGATAGCGATACTCATCGGCGCCTTCCCAACCGGACCGCTCTACGTGGCCTTCCCGATAGCGGCTTCGCTGCTCAAGAAAGGCGCCCGCGTCGCGAGCGTCGTTGCCTTCCTCTCGGCCTGGGCCTGCATAAAGATTCCGCAGGAGCTGGTTGAGCTGCAGTTCCTCGGGCTGAGGTTCATGGCGGCGAGGCTGGCCCTCACGATAGTCTTCGTGCTGGCGATGGGCCTGCTCATGGAGCGCATCCTCGGCAGGGAGCTAAGGGATGTCCCGGGCGTTCCCGAACCTGGAAGGCCCTGA
- a CDS encoding energy-coupling factor ABC transporter permease encodes MHIPDGLLSTPIIIVTYAITILGVAYSARKLRNLPEEKIPLLGLFAAGIFAAQMVNFPIIGGVSGHLLGATLVAILLGPYASVIVMTAVLLIQTLLFGDGGITAIGANILNMGLVGAFIGYGVYLKLRNINETLAMGFASWLSVVLGATLASIEIGLSHSLPFTKVLALMVGYHSIIGIGEAVLTVLIVNALRAKLPSLEGVPA; translated from the coding sequence ATGCACATACCCGACGGATTGCTGAGTACCCCGATTATAATCGTGACATACGCCATAACAATACTTGGAGTCGCGTATTCCGCGAGAAAACTCAGGAATCTTCCGGAGGAAAAGATACCGCTCCTCGGCCTCTTCGCGGCAGGAATCTTCGCGGCCCAGATGGTCAACTTTCCGATAATCGGCGGCGTCAGCGGACACCTGCTCGGAGCGACCCTCGTTGCAATCCTCCTCGGGCCGTACGCATCGGTTATAGTCATGACCGCTGTTCTCCTCATCCAGACCCTCCTCTTCGGCGACGGTGGAATCACAGCCATCGGAGCCAACATTCTGAACATGGGGCTCGTTGGAGCTTTCATAGGGTACGGGGTTTACCTCAAGCTCAGGAACATCAACGAAACCCTCGCGATGGGATTCGCCTCCTGGCTCTCCGTTGTGCTGGGAGCGACACTCGCCTCGATTGAGATAGGACTCAGCCACAGCCTGCCCTTCACGAAGGTTCTGGCTCTCATGGTGGGCTACCACTCGATAATCGGAATCGGCGAGGCCGTACTCACCGTGCTCATCGTCAACGCCCTGCGGGCCAAGCTTCCTTCCCTGGAGGGGGTGCCTGCATGA